Sequence from the Aromatoleum petrolei genome:
CATCGGCGCCATGGTCGACGCCGCGATCGTGATGATCGAGAACGCGCACAAGCGCCTGGAACACCTCCCGGACGACGCCACGCGCGCCGACCGCACCGAGGCCATGATCCGCGCGTGCAAGGAAGTCGGCCCCGCGCTGTTCTTCTCACTACTGATCATCACCGTCTCCTTCCTGCCCGTGTTCACCCTCGAAGGCCAGGAAGGCCGCATGTTCTCGCCGCTCGCCTTCACCAAGACCTTCGCGATGGCCGGTGCGGCGCTGCTCTCCGTGACGCTCGTGCCGGTGCTGATGATGCTCTTCATCCGCGGCCGCATCCTGCCCGAGGCGAAGAACCCCGTGAACCGCGCGCTGATCTGGCTCTACCGCCCGATCATCGCGTGGGTCATGCGCCACCGCTGGCTCACCCTGATCGCCGCCGCAATCTCGATGGCGATCACGATCTTCCCGGCGAGCCGCATCGGCGCCGAGTTCATGCCCACGCTCGACGAAGGCACGCTCTTCTACATGCCCGCGTCGCTGCCCGGCATGTCGGTCACCAAGGCCGGCGAACTGCTGCAGACCACCGACCGCATCATCAAGACCTTCCCCGAGGTCGCCTCCGTGTACGGCAAGGCCGGCCGCGCCAACAGCGCCACCGACCCCGCGCCGCTGGAGATGTTCGAGACCGTCATCAACCTCAAGCCCGAATCCGAATGGCGCCCGGGCATGACGACCGACAAGCTGATCGCCGAGATGGACGCCGCGCTGAAATTCCCCGGCGTCGCCAACTCCTGGACCATGCCGATCAAGGCCCGCCTCGACATGCTCTCCACCGGCATCCGCACCCCGATTGGCGTGAAGGTCTTCGGCAAGGACCTCGCCGTCATCGAACGCCTCGCCCGCGAAGTCGAAGCGGCCGTGCGCGAGGTCCCCGGCACCACCAGCGCCTACGCCGAACGCGTCACCGGCGGCTTCTACCTCGACATCGTCCCCGACCGCGCCCAGCTCGCGCGCTACGGCATCACCGTCGACGACTTCCAGATGGTGGTCGCCACCGCCCTGGGCGGCGACCCGGTCACCACCACCGTCGAAGGCCTCGAACGCTACAACGTCACGGTGCGCTACCCGCGCGACCTGCGCGACGACCCGCGCCGCATCGCCGCGGAAGTCTTCGTGCCGCTGCCCGCCGGCGGCAACCTCCCGCTCGGCCAGCTGGCGAAAGTCTCGCTCGCCAAGGGCGCCCCGGCGATCCGCACCGAGAACGCGCTCCTCACCGCCTACGTGTACGTCGACATCCGCGACCGCGACATCGGCTCCTATGTCGCCGACGCGCGCCGCGCCGTCGCCGAGAAGGTCGACTTCCCGCCCGGCTACTACGCCACCTGGAGCGGCCAGTTCGAATACATGGAGCGCGCCAAGGAAAAGCTCGTCGTCGTCGTCCCGCTCACCCTCGCGATCATCTTCCTGCTCCTCTACCTCAATTTCCGCCGCCTCACCGAGACCCTGATCGTCATGCTGTCCGTGCCCTTCGCCCTCGTCGGCGGCATCTGGCTGATGTGGTGGCTGGGCTACAACATGAGCGTCGCCGTCGCCGTCGGCTTCATCGCGCTGGCCGGCGTCGCGGCCGAAACCGGCGTGGTGATGCTGATCTACCTCGACCACGCGTGGGAAGCCATCCGCGCCAAGCGCCTCGCCGAAGGCCGCCAGCCCGACGCCACCGATCTCTACCACGCGATCATGGAAGGCGCGGTCGAACGCGTTCGCCCCAAGATGATGACCGTCGTCGCCATCATCGCCGGCCTGCTACCCATCATGTGGGGCACCGGCACCGGCTCCGAAGTCATGAGTCGCATCGCTGCACCGATGGTTGGGGGAATGCTGTCGTCGACCGTGCTGACGCTGGGGGTGATCCCGGCGATCTATGCGCTGGTGAAGGAGTGGGAACTGCGGCGGCGCAAGCCCCCCCGCGGCGCCCGTGCCCCTATGAGTTGCCGATGACACCGCCCATCCTCTGCGCCACTGTCAACATTTGACATTTTCCGTTGTCATCGCGTCTGCTGTTGACGCACTTTGTGACAATTGTCACGCGCCGGAGTGGAGGTCTGTGGCGAAGGCTTGGTAAACATTCTGTAAGACACTGTTTTTGTTTGTCTTCTAACCGCATGCTTCGCAAGCCGTTAAAGCCGTAAGAATTGGCACGCTGATTGCGACAGGGAATCCAAGCGGATTTTCCGTGGTTTCCATCAAGGAGCGCATCATGAAAAAGGTTCAACAAGGCTTTACCCTGATCGAACTGATGATCGTCGTGGCGATTATCGGTATTTTGGCTGCCGTCGCACTGCCCGCGTATCAGGATTACACGACCCGGGCAAAGGTCAGCGAAGTCATCGTTATGAGCGCCCCTGCCAAACTTGCTGTGTCGGAAACGGCGTCGTCCCTTGGATCACTTGCCCTTGTAACCGCATCTAATAGCGGATACACCTTCCCGGGCGCTACGAAGTACGTCAGTAACATCGCGATTGCCGATACCACCGGCGTTGTCACCGTCACCTCGACGGTGCCGGGCGCAACAGGCGACCTTACGATGACGCCGACGGTTGTTGGCGGCGGTCAACTGAAATGGGCCTGCGCATCTACTGCAATCAACTCCAAGTTCCTCCCCTCCGAATGCCGCTGATACCCGCGCGAGTATAGATTTGGCAGAAAAGGCCCCTTTGCAGGGGCCTTTTTATTTCTGCTATAGCACCGCACAATGAACACAACGTGACCATTTCTTCCCCCTCTTTTAAATTGAGCGCCTCCCCTTCGAGTATAAGCCATGTCATTGCGTCCTTTATCCTCGCACTCGGCTGGCTGCTACCCAATCATTACCAACCTTGGGTCTCATTCCACTCCGAGGCGTGGGTCTCCATTGTCCTCTGCGTTTTCGCAGCACTACCTTTTCTTATTTACCGCGAACTCACGGATTGGCACTGGCTCACTTTAGCAATTGGAGCCCTCGCAATTGTTCCAATAACGCAGCTATGGCTCGGACTAATTGATTTTTCCGGCACAGCACTTATTGGCACAATATATCTTTTCGGACTAGCGCTGTCCGTTCAAGCCGGCCACCGCTGGCAACAGTGTAGACGCGACGAGCTCGGCGACATCCTGTTTTTGTCCATCGGAATAGCCGGAACGGCGTCCGTTGGAATACAGCTTCATCAATGGTTGGGACTGGTTACTCAAGACTCGCAGCTTGGTCTTTGGATGCATCAACAGATTGGCTCGCGACCTTACGGCAATCTCGCGCAACCTAATCAACTTTCCACGCTTTTGACCTGGGGAGTTCTTGCGTCCGCATGGGGCTTCTATCGTGGCTTCCTGCGTGGCAGCTTCGCCTTCTTACTCGCATGTTTTCTCGTGGCAGGAATAGCTCTCACACAATCCCGCACGGGAGCCCTCGCCATTTTGATAATCTCTGCCTCAACCGTTTACTGGCGCCGCTCACTACCGCAAAGGACTTTCATTGCCACTCTCTCGCTTACTATCGTTTATATAGCATTCGCCTTTTCAATTTCCCCTGCATGCGAGTTCTTACAACTGGAGCAGGATGAAAACCCGACCGAGCGTCTCTCCGCAGGAATAATGCTCCGTCCGGCAATATGGCGCATGTTTATTGACGCCGTATCCGTCCACCCCTTATCGGGCTATGGAATGAATCAGGTGCTCCATGCGCAAGCAGAGAAAATGCTCGAGCACCCTGAAGCCTTTAGCACTGCTTTCGGTCACTCCCACAACATCTTTATTGACCTCTTGCTCTGGTTTGGGGTTCCTATCGGAGCCATAGCGAGCGTTCTATTAATCCTTTGGTTTGTGACATCGGTTCGCGCCATCAAGCGACCAGAGGACGGGGTTCTCGCTCTCTTTGCAATAGTTATTGGGGTTCATTCCTTACTGGAGTTACCTCTTCACTATGCCTACTTTCTGCTCCCCACTGGAATGGTTATTGGGATGTTAAATCGCGAAAATGGTCGAGGAATAATTCTTCGCAGCTCGCGCCACGCATTCCTAACAGCCCTACTGGTAACAAGCAGCCTTCTTGCACTTTCAATATCTGATTATTTCAGAATTGAAGCAGAAATGGCCGAACTCACACTCGAAAAGAGCTGGCCCGGCATCCAGAAAGGTGATAAACATCCACGAAATATCTTCCTTCTAACCCAGCTCCGGGAGGCTATCCAGCTCGGCCGATTCGCAGAACACTCCGAGATGAGTTCCGAAGAGCTAGATTGGGTCAGAAAGGCAACGACAAATTTTCCGAGCCCCTCGAATCTTTATAAATTATCTAGCGCATATGCGCTTAATGGAAGGAAGCAGGACGCGATTAACTGGCTACGTCGCACCTGCGGACTAGTTCATCCGAAGATTTGCGAGATGGCAAAGAACGAATGGGCCGAAAACCAGGAAAAATTACCGCCAAGTGAGCGCATAGCATGGCCCGCGCAAACGTTCGAAAACACATTCCAGCGATAGCTGGGCCGGATACTGCAGCACGTCTTGTCGTAAGTGAGTCCGTGTAATATTTATGCCCACACGCTGCGCAGCCTACCCGATCCTATCTTCAAGGATTTACCTTTCCCGCCACCTCGGCCTACTCCATCCCCCACTTCTGCAACCGATACCGCAATTGCCTGAGCGTCATTCCCAAGCGCCGCGCCGCCTCGGAACGGTTCCAGCGCGTCTCGTCGAGCATCCTCAGGATCCGGACGCGCTCGTCCTCCCCATCCCCGCCGGGCTCGACGTCCGTCTCCACGGCAAAGGAGTCGGCTGCGGAAAACGGAAGCAAGGCCTGGGCAATCCCTTCCGTTGGATGCAGGTCGATGTCGCCGGCACGGATCTCATCGCCGTCGCAGAGCGCGCACGCGCGTTCAAGCAGGTTCTCGAGTTCGCGGACGTTGCCGGGGAAGGAGTGCTGCCTGAGGGCGGCGACGGCGTCGGGCGCGAGGCGGTGCGGCGGGACGCCATCGCGCTCAGCGAGTCGCGCGAGGATGTGCACGGCCAGTTCGGGAATGTCTTCCGGGCGTTCGCGCAGCGGCGGCACACGCAGCGTGATGACGTTGATGCGGAAATAGAGATCCTGGCGGAACTTGCCGCCTGCCACGAGCTGGGCGAGGTCGCGGTGCGACGCGGAGAGGATGCGCACATCGACGGATTCTTCGGCATGGGCGCCGACGGGACGCACGGCGCGTTCCTGGATCGCGCGCAGCAGCTTGACCTGCATCGCCAGCGGCAGGTCGGCCACCTCGTCGAGGAACAGGGTGCCGCCGCGCGCGGCCTGGAAGAGGCCGTCCTTGTCGAACACGGCGCCGGTGAAGGCACCCTTGCGGTGGCCGAAAAACTCGCTTTCCATGAGTTCGGGCGGGATCGCGCCGCAGTTCACCGGCACGAAGGGGGCGGACGCGCGCGGGCCGAGGTCGTGGATGAGGCGCGCGATCACTTCCTTGCCGGTGCCGGACTCGCCCTGGATGAAGACCGGGGCCTGGTTGCGCGCGAGCTTGGCGATCTGCGCACGCAGGTGCTCGAGCGCCGGGGAGCTGCCGATGAGGGTGCGCGTCGCGCCGCCGGCACCGGGTGCCGGGGTGGCAGCGGTCTGCAGTTTCAGCGCGTGGCTGACGAGCTCGCGCAGGGCCTTTAGCTCGACCGGCTTGGTGACGAAGTCGAAAGCGCCGCACTTCAGGGCGCGGATGGCGGTCTCGATGCTGCCGAAGGCGGTGATGACGGCAACGGGCAGGCCCGGCGAGTGCGACTGGATGTGCGCGACCAGGTCGAGCCCGTCGCCGTCGGGCAGGCGCATGTCGGTGAGGCACAGGCGGTAGCTCTTTTCGGCCAGCAGGCGGCGCGCATCCTCGACCGTTCCGGCGCTATCGCAGGCGAGGCCCATGCGTAGCAGCGAGAGTTCCAGAACTTCGCGGATGTCCTCCTCGTCGTCGACGACCAGGACGTCGATTCCCGCGGGGCGGTTGCGTCGTTCGGATGTATTCATGGCTGACTCCGTCCGGTGAGCACGAAATGGGCGCCCGGCGCATTGTCGCGCAATTCGAGCGTCGCGCCATTCGCTTCTGCCAGTTCGCGGGAGATGTAGAGGCCCAGCCCGGTGCCCTTGGGGTGCGTCGTGAAGAAGGGTTCGAACATGCGCGGGCGGTCGGACTCGGCGATGCCGGGGCCGTCGTCGATGACGTGCACGGCCACCCGCCCACCCGCTTCCGCACTGGCGAAGACACGCACGGAACCGGGCGCACCGGAGCAGTAGCGCCGCGCGTTGCCGACCAGGTTGTCGAGGATCTGGTGTAGGTGCGCGCGGTCGATCGCGAAGCTGGCATCCTCGGGGATGTCGAGGGCGAAGACTGCGCGCTCGGCGCCGCCACGCAGCGCGAACTCGTCCAGCAGCGCGCACGCGAAGGACGCCAGCGGCAATGCCTCGGGCAGCATTTCATCGCGCCGCCCGAGCGCCAGCACGTCGCGGATCATGCGCTCGATGCGGCGGGCGTTGTCGTTGATGATGCGCACGAGGCGGACCTGGACGTCGCCGCGCTTTTCCTCCGTCAGCAGCTCGGCGGCCTGGGTGACGGCCGACAGCGGATTGCGGATCTCGTGCGCCATGCTGGCCGTGAGGCGTCCCAAGGCGGCCAGCTTGAGCTGCTGTATATGGGTCTGGATTTCCTCGAAGTCGGTGAGATAGATCACCGTCTCGCCGCCCTCCGCGCTGCGCCCGTCTGCGTCCTCCTGCGCGCCGACCGCCCGGCAGCGCAGCAGTTTTCCGGCTGGCCCGAGGCGGCGCAGACTGCCTTCGGGAACGCTGCAGCAGGCGGGCACATCGGCGAAATTCTCATCGACGTCGGTCAGGCGCAGGCCGTCGACGCTGCTCAAGCCCAGCAGCTCCGCCGCGCGCGGATTGGCCTGGCGGACGATGCCGTCGGCCGCAACGACCAGCACGCCGTCCTGCATGTCATGAATGATGCGCTCGTTGACCGCCTGCTGCTTGGCGAGCGCCTCGCCGCGCTGCACCGCGAGCGATTCGTTGGCCTTGGCGCGCAGCGCGAGAAAGCGCGCCGTGATCGCGATGCCGAAGAAGGCGGTGCAGACGAAGGCGACCTGCAGGAAGTCCGCCGCGCGCTCGCCGGCAACGAAACGCCAGACGTTTTCGCCCAGTACGGCGACGGTCGCGAGCGCGGCATAGAACAGGACCATGCGCCCTTCGGCGACGAGCCCTGCCGCGGCGAGGACGACCATCATCAGCACGGGCATGCCGCTGCGGTAGCCGCCGCTGGCCCACATCATCACCGCGAGGACGGCAATGTCGATCACAACCTGCGCGGTGATGATGCGGTCTACGCCGAAGCGGCGTGCAGCGTCGGGGAATCCCAGCGCCAGCACCGCGGCGAGGTAGGCAAAGGCCGCGGCGTTGAAGACTTGCGGCGCCTCCGCGCCCAGATTGAGTTCGAGGCCGGCGACGAGGAAGAGCCCCGCGAGGATCAGGCGGAAGAGGTTCAGGTAGCGCAGGGGGCCCCGGCGCGCGAGGTCGCGGCGTTCGTCCGCGGCGGCACGCATATTCAGGGTTCCTGGCGCTGCGTGCCTAGCCGGCGATGCTCCTCGCAACAGAAGAAGCGCTCACCGTCGCGCACGCCCTCGCTCTCGGGAACGTGGACGCCGCAATAGCCGCAGGCGACCATGCGCTCAGGCACGCCCTTGCGGCGCTCGCCAGTCTGCTTGCCTGCCGGCGTGTCACCGTCGCCCGGCCGGTTCAGGGCGCGGCGCACCCACCAGATGCCGACCAGGGCAAGGACCAAGAGGAGCAGGTTTCGCACGATACGGATTTACCAAGACGGCTGGCAGATACCACCGTTCGCCCTGAGCTTGTCGAAGGGCATGAGCAGGGTTTCGACAGGCTCAGCCCGAACGGTAGCGGGTTGCCGGACCAGTTACGGGAATACCAAGCGGGAGAGTCTAGCACGCGCTCCGCATCAGACCTTCTGCAGGCGTTCGCACGCTGCCGCCAGCGTCGCCTCGTTCTTCGCGAAGCAGAAGCGGATCACGCGCTCGTCACGCCCGTCGGCAAAGAAGGCCGACACGGGGATTGCGGCCACCCCCGTCTCGCGCGTGAGCCGCTGCGCAAAGACGGTATCGGGCTCGTCCGAGATCGCGCCGTAGCGCGCGAGCTGGAAATAGGTGCCAGACGAGGGCAGCAGCGCGAAGCGCGAACCTGCGAGCGCTTCACGGAAGAAGTCGCGCTTGCCCTGGTAGAAGGCCGCGAGCTTCTCGTGGCGCGACGCATCGGCCATGTAGTCCGCGAGCGCGAGCTGCACCGGCGTATTCACCGTGAACACGTTGAACTGGTGCACCTTGCGGAATTCCGCCATCAGCTCGCGCGGCCCGACGACGTAGCCGACCTTCCAGCCGGTGATGTGGTAGGTCTTGCCGAAGCTCGACACGATCAGGCTGCGCGCGGCCAGTTCCGGATGGCGGGCGCAGCTCTCGTGGCGCAGGCCGTCGAAGACGATGTGCTCATACACCTCGTCGGAGACGATGACGATGCCGGTGCCGTGCGTCAGCGCCGCCAGCCGCGCCATGTCGCCGGCCGTCCATACCGTGGCGGTCGGGTTGTGCGGGCTGTTGATCATGATCATGCGCGTGCGCGGCGTGATCGCCTCGGCCACCGCGCCCCAGTCCGGCCGGTAGTCCGGCGCTGCCAGCTGCATGCGCACGACGCGCCCGCCCTGCAGCTCGATTGCCGGCGCGTACGAGTCGTACACCGGCTCGAACACGATGACCTCGTCGCCCGGTCGCACGAGCGCCGCGACCGCGGTAAATAGCGCCTGCGTCGCACCGGCCGTCACCGTGACCTCGGTCTCGGGGTCGTACGCGGTGCCGTAGAGCGTGGAAACCTTGCGCGCGATCGCCTCGCGCAGCGGCGCGACGCCGCCCATCGGCGCGTACTGGTTGTGTCCCGTGCGCATCCAGTGCGCGACGCGCTCGAACAACACGTCCTCGGCGTTAAAATCGGGGAAGCCCTGCGACAGGTTGATCGCTCCGCACTCCTGCGCGAGGCGCGACATCACGGTGAAGATCGTCGTGCCGACATTCGGCAGGCGGGATTCGAGCGGGGCGGGGAAGTGGGGCATGGCAACTCGGTTGGGGCCTGGGAGCGTCACATTCTCGCAGACCCGCCGCGCGGATAAAATGGCGCGATGTTTACCCAGCCCATTCCCACGATCCGCCGCGACGGCGACGCCGTCGTCATCCTCGACCAGACCCTGCTGCCGCACGCGTGCGAGCTGCGCCGCTTGACCTCGCTCGACGAGGTCGCGACCGCGATCCACGCGATGCAGGTGCGCGGCGCCCCGCTCATCGGGGCGACGGCAGCTTACGGCGTCGCGATCGCCCTCGCGGCCGATGCGAGCGATGTCCGCCTCGAGCAGGCACTGACGACACTGGCTGCAACCCGCCCGACCGCCGTGAACCTGCACTGGGCGCTCGGAAAGATGCGCGAACGCCTGTCCCTCGTCACCCCGGCCGAGCGCCACGCCGCGGCCTGGCGCGAAGCCGAGACGATCCACCGCGACGACGCCGAGATGTGCGCCGCGATCGGCGGACACGGCCTCGCGATCCTCGAACGCCTCGCCGCCGGACTCGATCGCCCGCTGCGCGTGATGACCCACTGCAACGCGGGCTGGCTCGCCACTTGCGGCGCCGGCACCGCCCTCGCCCCCGTGTATGCGGCAAAGGCGCTCGGTCTCGCAGTCGAGGTGTGGGTCAGCGAAACGCGCCCGCGCAACCAGGGACTGCTCACCGCATGGGAACTGCGCGAAGCGGGCGTGCCGCTGCGCCTCATCGCCGACAACGCGGCGGGCATCCTGCTCGCGCGCGGCGAGGTCGACGTCGTGATCACCGGCGCCGACCGCGTGGCCGCCAACGGTGACGCGGCGAACAAGGTCGGCACCTATCTGAAGGCGCTCGCCGCGCGCGAACACGGCGTGCCCTTCTACATCGCCGCGCCCTTCTCGACCGTGGATTTCGGCTGCGCCGACGGCGGCGCGATCCCGATCGAGGACCGCGGCCCGGGCGAAGTGTGCACGGTGCTCGGAGTGGACGGCGACGGCGCGGTGAAGACGCTGCGCCTCGCGCCCGAAACCACCGCCGCGGCCAACCCCGCGTTCGACGTGACGCCCGCCCGCTGCATCACCGGCATCATCACCGAGCGCGGCGTGTGCGCCCCCGGACGACTGCGCGACCTGTATCCGGAAGCGACGCGATGAGCCTTTCCGTCGACCTCGCGGTACGCGAAAGACTTCTCGCGACCGCGCACGCGATGAGCACGGCCGGACTCAACACCGGCACCGCCGGCAACGTCAGCGTGCGCGTCGACGGCGGCATGCTCATCACGCCAAGCGGCATGCCCCCCGCCGCCTGCACGCCCGAGAACATGGTGATCGTCGCTGCGGACGGCAGCGCCAGCGGACGCCTCGCGCCGTCGAGCGAATGGCGTTTCCACCACGACCTCTACGCACGACGCCCGGAAGCGGGCGCGATCCTGCACGCGCATGCACCCTTCGCGACCTCGCTCGCATGCCAGCGCATCGAGATCCCGCCCTTCCACTACATGATCGCGCGCTTCGGCGGCAACACCGTGCGCTGCGCGCGCTACGCGACTTTCGGCACGCAGGAACTGTCCGACAACATCCTCGCCGCGATGGACGGGCGCTCCGCCTGCCTGATGGCCAACCACGGCATGCTGGTGTTCGGCCGCGATCTCGACAACGCGCTCGACCTCGCGATCGAGTTCGAGACGCTGTGCGAACAGTACTGGCGCAGCCGCCAGCTCGGCGAGCCGGTGCTGTTGTCGGAGGCCGAGATGGCCGAGGTCATCGAGCGCTTCCGCTGGTACGGCAAGCCGCGGGCGGCCTAGGAGCCTGTGGGACTCGAAGGAAATCGGCTGCAAGTCCGCCTGGGCGGTCCATATTTCGCCGCCTTCTTGGTCAATAGAATAACTATTGACCTGCAATATCGACAAAATCTGTCCTCGCCCAGCCGAATTTTCGCTTCGATTCCGCAAATCAGACAGGCTCCTAGCCGGGCATCAGCCCGGCAGCGGCCAGGTCAATCGGCGCCGCGCCCGGACGCGCGCTCCACCACGCGGAGCAGACCGGACGTGTCGTCGTGCGCGCCGCCCTGTGACATCAGCGCGTTGAGCTGCTGCCACACCTGCGCCGCGACCGGCAGCGGCGTGCCGAGGCGCGCGGCCTCGTCCATCAGGATGCCGAAATCCTTGTGATGCAGGCGCGCCTCGATGCCCGCGGCGAAGTCTCGCCGGATCATGCGGTCACCCATGACGTCGAGCATCCGCGACGATGCCGAGCCGCCCATCAGGGCCTCGCGCACCTTGGCGGCATCGACGCCGTGCGCCTGCGCGAGCAGCATGGCCTCGGCGCAGGCCTGGATCGCCGCGACCATCACCATCTGGTTGCACGCCTTGGCGACCTCGCCGGCGCCGTTGTCGCCGACATGCACGATTGCGCGGGAGAAGGTCGCGAGCAGCGGGCGCACGCGCTCGAGCACCGCCGCATCGCCGCCGACCATCATCGCCACCGTCCCCGCCTCCGCGGCGACCGATCCGCCCGACACCGGGGCGTCGAGCATCGCTGCGCCGCGCACGGCCAGCGCGGCGGCGATGCGGCGCGTCGTGCCCGGGGCGATCGTGCTCATGTCCACATGCACCCAGCCCGGCCGCGCGCCTTCGACAAAGCCACCCTCGCCCAAGGCGACGCGCTCGACGTCCTCGCTGGTCGTGACGATCGTGAAGGCGACGTCCGTGGCCGCGGCGAGCTCGGCCGGCGTCGCATGCACGACCGCGCCCGTGCCTTCGAAGGATGCGACGCTTTCGGGGCGCCGCGCCCACAGGTGCAGGCGGTGGCCGGCGCGCTGCAGGTGCTGCGCCATCGGGCGCCCCATCGCACCCAGACCGACGAATCCGACCTCCATCAGTCGTCGCCCTCCCCGCCGCTCATGCGCTCGAGGAGCTTCAGCATCGCGATCGAGTCGTTCTCGCCCAGGCCGCTGCCGACCATCGCATTGAGCATCTGCGCGGTCGCGGCGGAAGTCGGCAGCGCGAGGCCGAGGCGGTGCGCCTCTTCCATCACGATGCGCAGGTCCTTCTGGTGCATCCACGCCTTGAAGCCGGGCTTGAAGTTGCGGTCGAGCATGCGCTGGCCGTGGTTCTCCAGCACGCGCGAATAGGCGAAGCCGCCGAGCAGCGCCTCACGCACCTTCGCGGCATCCACCCCGCTCTTCTGCGCGAAGTTCATCGCCTCGGCCACCGCGGCGACGCCGACGCCGGTGAGGATCTGGTTGCACGCCTTGGCGACCTGGCCGGCACCGCTCGCGCCGATCAGCGACACCGTCTTGCCGATCGCCTCGAAGACGGGCTTCACGCGCTCGAACGCGGCCGCGTCGCCGCCGACCATGATCGTCAGGGTCGCGTTGATCGCGCCGATCTCGCCGCCCGACACCGGCGCGTCCAGCATCTCGATGCCGCGCGCCTTGAGCTTCGCCGCGATGGCCTGCGCGGCGGCGGGTGCGATGGTGCTCATGTCGACGAAGATCAGGCCCGCGCGGGCCCCGTCGGCCACACCCTGCGGGCCGAGCGCGACGTGCTCGACGTCGGGCGCATCCGCGACCATCGTGATGACGACCTCGACACGCGACGCCACCTCCGCCGCGCTC
This genomic interval carries:
- the mtnA gene encoding S-methyl-5-thioribose-1-phosphate isomerase yields the protein MFTQPIPTIRRDGDAVVILDQTLLPHACELRRLTSLDEVATAIHAMQVRGAPLIGATAAYGVAIALAADASDVRLEQALTTLAATRPTAVNLHWALGKMRERLSLVTPAERHAAAWREAETIHRDDAEMCAAIGGHGLAILERLAAGLDRPLRVMTHCNAGWLATCGAGTALAPVYAAKALGLAVEVWVSETRPRNQGLLTAWELREAGVPLRLIADNAAGILLARGEVDVVITGADRVAANGDAANKVGTYLKALAAREHGVPFYIAAPFSTVDFGCADGGAIPIEDRGPGEVCTVLGVDGDGAVKTLRLAPETTAAANPAFDVTPARCITGIITERGVCAPGRLRDLYPEATR
- a CDS encoding NAD(P)-dependent oxidoreductase encodes the protein MEVGFVGLGAMGRPMAQHLQRAGHRLHLWARRPESVASFEGTGAVVHATPAELAAATDVAFTIVTTSEDVERVALGEGGFVEGARPGWVHVDMSTIAPGTTRRIAAALAVRGAAMLDAPVSGGSVAAEAGTVAMMVGGDAAVLERVRPLLATFSRAIVHVGDNGAGEVAKACNQMVMVAAIQACAEAMLLAQAHGVDAAKVREALMGGSASSRMLDVMGDRMIRRDFAAGIEARLHHKDFGILMDEAARLGTPLPVAAQVWQQLNALMSQGGAHDDTSGLLRVVERASGRGAD
- a CDS encoding pyridoxal phosphate-dependent aminotransferase, yielding MPHFPAPLESRLPNVGTTIFTVMSRLAQECGAINLSQGFPDFNAEDVLFERVAHWMRTGHNQYAPMGGVAPLREAIARKVSTLYGTAYDPETEVTVTAGATQALFTAVAALVRPGDEVIVFEPVYDSYAPAIELQGGRVVRMQLAAPDYRPDWGAVAEAITPRTRMIMINSPHNPTATVWTAGDMARLAALTHGTGIVIVSDEVYEHIVFDGLRHESCARHPELAARSLIVSSFGKTYHITGWKVGYVVGPRELMAEFRKVHQFNVFTVNTPVQLALADYMADASRHEKLAAFYQGKRDFFREALAGSRFALLPSSGTYFQLARYGAISDEPDTVFAQRLTRETGVAAIPVSAFFADGRDERVIRFCFAKNEATLAAACERLQKV
- a CDS encoding 2-hydroxy-3-oxopropionate reductase; its protein translation is MEVGFVGLGLMGRPMALNLMKAGHKVHVWSRRRESMQPLLDAGAGDCASAAEVASRVEVVITMVADAPDVEHVALGPQGVADGARAGLIFVDMSTIAPAAAQAIAAKLKARGIEMLDAPVSGGEIGAINATLTIMVGGDAAAFERVKPVFEAIGKTVSLIGASGAGQVAKACNQILTGVGVAAVAEAMNFAQKSGVDAAKVREALLGGFAYSRVLENHGQRMLDRNFKPGFKAWMHQKDLRIVMEEAHRLGLALPTSAATAQMLNAMVGSGLGENDSIAMLKLLERMSGGEGDD
- a CDS encoding class II aldolase/adducin family protein, producing MSLSVDLAVRERLLATAHAMSTAGLNTGTAGNVSVRVDGGMLITPSGMPPAACTPENMVIVAADGSASGRLAPSSEWRFHHDLYARRPEAGAILHAHAPFATSLACQRIEIPPFHYMIARFGGNTVRCARYATFGTQELSDNILAAMDGRSACLMANHGMLVFGRDLDNALDLAIEFETLCEQYWRSRQLGEPVLLSEAEMAEVIERFRWYGKPRAA